One genomic segment of Candidatus Neomarinimicrobiota bacterium includes these proteins:
- a CDS encoding T9SS type A sorting domain-containing protein — protein MKRILLLSILIFSVGTALAVDYETEIQPIWNANCMGCHGTQGGLNLADGQSFANLVDVEANGYPGVMRVASGDPSTSVLYNKVANTGVNGGVMPQGGSLTAEQIALISTWITELADTTPITIAEARVMAEDTQVTIQGIITATTWGIVGTTTQAAIQDDTGGMVIYAGGFDAGFVVGDEVIVTGVIDIYAGLIEVTPSSPTDIEILSSGNALPAIQNLTVPEILANGEDYESEFVHLANMTIIGGTWPTPGSSSQNMTISDENDVTMTMRIDSDTDLLNHPAMLGNFNLTAIVGRYNDVFQVFPRYYSDLEQIGDPTPQISNVVQDPASPLPTDDVTVTATIIDNSAVASASISYVVNSGVEMVVVMTAGENSEFTGIIPAQEANAIVSYTIWATDDLGGMSASNEYSYTVYGGVLNSISSIQDGTVNPGAIVTIQGIVTAEPYAFHAEGALQYYYIQDDYAALSGIKILDPGRGLEEGDQVRLSGFVIELSGMTAIEDITEFELLDTDIMVEPLTISLGGDLEIYEGCLIEINDVMVSNPDLGSGEWSVSDGTNEIRIGNAADYFYTAVNGEGLSSIVGVLDYSGDNFKIQPRLAIDLQTADGFTRIQAIQQVRYSDLMPKYSSLDNSVWFADTSYYHEAWSDTTIVTVRGIVSMPTGITYAGNGIKFILQDVNGGPWSSILSYNPDSTAYPVLFEGDLIELSGRIVEFDTHEGTNVSNMTELWITQEIDIIDIGLDLPPEPVVTTGDLRWPTTAEQWGNVIVTVENATIIENDPTLFDMLSIDDGSGSVLVDDDSRFFRDWTQGYPGPAVYIQPPAGSIYDEVRGWVYHHYGSYADSTTYKLVPLYQSDMVLSASAIDNLVVPEGYALGNYPNPFNPTTNIAFRIPEAQQVQLVIYNQRGQHVTTLVDQSLNAGEYQVVWNGLNQKGRPVSSGLYFYRMVAGKEQMAGKMTYLK, from the coding sequence ATGAAACGAATTTTACTACTATCCATTCTCATATTCTCAGTAGGCACTGCCCTGGCTGTGGATTACGAGACCGAAATTCAACCTATCTGGAATGCAAACTGTATGGGATGCCATGGAACTCAGGGTGGCTTGAATCTGGCTGATGGACAAAGTTTTGCCAATCTGGTAGATGTTGAGGCCAACGGTTATCCTGGCGTCATGCGTGTTGCCAGTGGAGATCCAAGCACATCTGTCCTTTACAATAAAGTAGCCAATACGGGCGTCAATGGCGGAGTTATGCCTCAGGGAGGAAGTCTTACTGCAGAACAGATTGCCCTCATTAGCACCTGGATTACAGAACTGGCAGATACAACACCCATTACTATTGCTGAAGCCAGAGTTATGGCCGAAGACACACAAGTTACCATTCAGGGTATTATTACTGCCACAACCTGGGGGATTGTTGGAACCACAACCCAGGCAGCCATTCAGGATGATACTGGCGGCATGGTCATCTATGCCGGTGGTTTTGACGCTGGTTTTGTAGTTGGTGACGAAGTTATCGTTACTGGTGTCATTGATATTTATGCTGGTCTCATAGAAGTCACCCCCAGTTCTCCGACGGATATCGAAATTTTAAGTTCAGGAAATGCCTTACCAGCTATTCAGAATCTTACGGTTCCTGAGATTCTGGCAAATGGTGAAGATTATGAATCTGAATTTGTACATCTTGCAAATATGACCATAATTGGTGGTACCTGGCCCACCCCGGGTAGTAGCTCCCAAAACATGACCATATCAGATGAAAATGACGTAACCATGACCATGCGCATCGATAGTGACACAGACTTGCTTAACCATCCTGCAATGCTGGGCAATTTCAATCTGACTGCCATTGTGGGTCGCTACAATGATGTTTTTCAGGTTTTCCCCCGCTACTATTCTGATCTTGAGCAAATAGGGGATCCAACCCCGCAGATTTCCAATGTAGTTCAGGACCCGGCTAGTCCCCTGCCAACAGACGACGTGACTGTTACAGCAACTATTATTGATAATTCAGCTGTTGCATCGGCTTCTATATCCTATGTGGTGAATTCTGGTGTCGAAATGGTGGTCGTCATGACTGCTGGTGAGAATAGTGAATTTACAGGAATCATTCCTGCACAAGAGGCCAATGCCATTGTGAGTTATACTATTTGGGCAACCGATGATCTGGGTGGGATGAGCGCCTCAAATGAATATTCCTATACTGTCTATGGTGGTGTTTTGAACAGCATATCCTCTATTCAAGATGGGACTGTGAATCCAGGGGCAATTGTGACTATTCAAGGTATCGTTACTGCAGAGCCCTACGCTTTCCATGCCGAAGGTGCGCTTCAATACTATTATATCCAAGATGACTACGCCGCCCTTTCTGGGATCAAAATTCTTGACCCAGGTCGCGGCCTCGAGGAAGGTGATCAGGTTCGCCTTTCTGGATTTGTCATTGAACTTTCCGGGATGACAGCCATAGAGGATATTACAGAATTTGAGCTCCTGGATACAGATATTATGGTGGAACCCTTGACAATAAGTCTTGGAGGCGATCTGGAAATCTATGAGGGTTGTCTGATTGAGATCAATGATGTGATGGTATCCAATCCTGATCTGGGTTCTGGTGAGTGGAGCGTGAGTGATGGTACCAATGAGATAAGAATCGGTAATGCCGCAGATTACTTCTACACCGCTGTGAATGGAGAGGGGCTATCATCAATCGTCGGTGTTCTGGACTACTCCGGTGACAACTTCAAGATTCAACCTCGTCTGGCAATAGATCTTCAGACAGCGGATGGTTTTACCCGAATTCAGGCTATTCAGCAGGTTAGATATTCTGACCTCATGCCAAAATATTCAAGTCTTGATAATTCAGTGTGGTTTGCTGATACCAGCTACTACCATGAGGCATGGTCAGATACTACCATTGTCACCGTTCGGGGAATTGTAAGCATGCCTACAGGTATTACATATGCCGGAAATGGTATCAAGTTCATTCTCCAGGATGTAAATGGGGGTCCCTGGTCCTCAATCTTGAGTTACAATCCAGATTCGACAGCATATCCTGTGCTGTTTGAGGGTGATCTCATCGAATTGTCGGGAAGAATTGTTGAATTCGATACCCATGAGGGTACCAATGTATCAAATATGACGGAACTCTGGATCACTCAGGAAATTGATATAATCGATATAGGTCTTGATCTCCCTCCAGAACCAGTTGTTACCACAGGTGATCTTCGCTGGCCTACCACTGCTGAACAATGGGGCAACGTAATTGTCACGGTTGAGAATGCCACCATCATCGAGAACGATCCCACTCTTTTTGATATGTTAAGTATCGATGACGGTAGTGGATCTGTACTCGTTGACGATGACTCACGATTCTTCAGGGACTGGACCCAGGGATATCCAGGACCAGCAGTATATATCCAACCACCTGCTGGATCAATTTATGATGAAGTTCGAGGATGGGTTTATCATCATTATGGTTCCTACGCTGATTCAACAACATATAAGCTGGTACCCTTGTATCAGTCAGATATGGTTCTATCCGCCTCAGCCATTGACAATCTGGTTGTTCCTGAAGGCTATGCTCTGGGCAATTATCCCAACCCCTTCAACCCAACAACCAACATTGCTTTCCGTATTCCTGAAGCACAACAAGTTCAATTGGTGATCTACAACCAACGAGGACAACACGTGACCACCCTGGTGGATCAATCGCTGAATGCTGGTGAATATCAGGTTGTCTGGAATGGATTAAATCAAAAGGGTCGTCCCGTATCATCAGGTTTGTACTTCTACCGTATGGTAGCAGGCAAAGAACAGATGGCAGGAAAAATGACCTACCTGAAATAG
- a CDS encoding C69 family dipeptidase, with protein MCDTFVALPSVTRDGSMIFGKNSDREAAEVQLLEYHPECRHDPSDVVNCTHMSIPEVEETHAVLISRPFWMWGAEIGANDRGVVIGNEAVFTRMPVQKEGGLTGMDLLRLALERRSSARGALETITELLEKYGQGGNCGYNNKSFYYHNSFLIADPNEAWVLETAGHLWAAKKVEDYYAISNGLTIGKDFDLMHEDLIYTALEKGWIKKKADFHFASCYSDTFYTKFSACATRQSRAHEMLRTKNYSLTDAFAHLRDHGDGSYRPDNHFLMNHVCAHAGASPARQSSQTTASFVAHITQDKETYWATATSSPCTSIFKPIWFGDNPLPTSFAGENLEKFDSDIFWWHHEELHRQILLDFKHRNTLVRQEFEVLENRWLKEAEDLDSDKRAALTTEAFGLERDITDALIAMLETESVELKPHFPYRRFWQKQNNLVNLSLK; from the coding sequence ATGTGTGATACTTTTGTAGCCCTCCCCTCCGTAACCAGAGATGGAAGCATGATCTTTGGAAAAAACAGTGATCGTGAAGCTGCCGAAGTTCAACTCCTGGAATATCATCCTGAATGTCGCCATGACCCCAGTGATGTGGTGAATTGTACCCATATGAGTATCCCTGAAGTTGAAGAAACCCACGCTGTGCTCATCAGTCGTCCATTCTGGATGTGGGGTGCTGAAATTGGGGCCAATGACCGAGGGGTGGTCATTGGAAATGAGGCTGTATTCACCAGGATGCCCGTCCAAAAAGAGGGTGGACTCACAGGCATGGACCTCTTGCGTCTGGCCCTGGAGAGACGCAGCTCCGCCCGGGGTGCCTTGGAGACCATCACTGAACTTTTAGAGAAATATGGGCAAGGGGGAAATTGTGGCTATAACAATAAGTCCTTCTACTATCACAACAGCTTTCTCATTGCTGATCCCAATGAAGCCTGGGTATTAGAAACCGCTGGACATCTCTGGGCCGCCAAAAAGGTGGAAGACTATTACGCTATTTCCAATGGTCTCACCATTGGAAAAGATTTTGATCTCATGCATGAAGACTTGATCTACACAGCTCTGGAAAAAGGTTGGATCAAGAAAAAAGCTGATTTCCATTTTGCCAGCTGCTACTCTGATACCTTCTATACCAAATTCTCAGCCTGTGCAACCCGTCAGTCCAGGGCACATGAGATGTTGAGAACAAAAAATTATTCCCTGACTGATGCCTTTGCCCATCTTCGAGATCATGGAGACGGATCCTACCGCCCAGATAATCATTTCCTTATGAACCACGTCTGTGCCCATGCCGGAGCCAGTCCTGCCAGGCAGTCGTCTCAAACCACAGCCTCATTTGTAGCTCATATAACTCAGGACAAAGAGACTTACTGGGCAACAGCCACATCAAGCCCCTGTACCTCCATATTCAAACCCATCTGGTTTGGCGATAATCCGCTTCCGACTTCATTTGCCGGAGAAAACCTTGAAAAATTTGATTCCGATATTTTCTGGTGGCATCATGAGGAATTACACCGACAGATATTGCTGGACTTCAAGCACCGAAATACCCTGGTAAGACAGGAATTTGAGGTGCTTGAAAATCGATGGTTAAAAGAGGCTGAAGACCTGGATTCAGACAAGCGGGCTGCGCTCACAACGGAAGCCTTTGGCCTGGAGCGTGATATCACTGACGCACTCATCGCCATGCTGGAAACTGAAAGTGTGGAGCTTAAACCTCACTTCCCCTATCGACGATTCTGGCAGAAACAGAACAACCTGGTGAATTTAAGTTTAAAGTAG
- a CDS encoding aspartate aminotransferase family protein, with translation MDKQSVIKSFEKHVSAGKAAFFKKYGMDFVMGHREGAWIHDMDGDKRLFNCHSNGGVFNLGHRNQEIIDTLKSALDELDMGNHHFMSQERTALAQQITDTMPGDLNICIFGVGGGEAVDLALKLACGHTGRSKIISATGGFHGHTGLALTVGDAQYRDTFGINTSDKIQIPFNNANALEQALDPDVAAVILETVPSTLGMVMPVSGYLKRVRELCDHNGTLLIMDEVQSGLGRTGKLWAFEHAGITPDMVILGKGLSGGIYPISATVIREPLDAIFKRDPFIHISTYGGSELGCRVAKKVVQISSDPHFLERVQEAGHKVREGLDIIQKNYPKFFTGIRQTGLMIGLELRDEYGGPALTKTAYDEDLLMIYANNDTSVSQFLPPLTITNEEIDLVMEKLDRAMNAARKLRTVIMAKERSSGFLKLFSGKDN, from the coding sequence ATGGATAAACAAAGCGTCATTAAAAGTTTTGAAAAGCATGTCTCTGCAGGCAAAGCTGCCTTCTTCAAAAAATATGGAATGGACTTTGTCATGGGTCACCGAGAAGGCGCCTGGATTCATGATATGGATGGAGATAAACGGCTCTTCAATTGTCATTCCAATGGAGGTGTATTCAACCTGGGGCATCGAAACCAGGAAATTATTGACACCCTGAAGTCTGCTCTGGATGAATTGGATATGGGCAATCACCATTTTATGAGTCAGGAGCGGACTGCTCTCGCTCAACAAATCACCGATACCATGCCAGGTGATTTAAATATTTGTATCTTTGGTGTGGGTGGTGGTGAAGCAGTTGATCTAGCCTTAAAACTGGCCTGCGGACATACGGGTCGCTCAAAAATAATTTCCGCCACTGGCGGGTTCCACGGACATACCGGTCTGGCGCTTACAGTTGGCGATGCACAGTATCGAGATACCTTTGGTATCAACACATCTGACAAGATTCAAATCCCCTTTAACAATGCAAATGCACTTGAGCAGGCTCTTGATCCAGATGTTGCAGCAGTTATTCTGGAAACCGTTCCCTCCACACTGGGAATGGTCATGCCTGTGTCAGGTTATCTCAAAAGGGTCCGAGAGTTATGTGATCATAATGGTACCTTGCTGATCATGGATGAAGTTCAATCTGGGCTGGGACGCACAGGCAAGTTGTGGGCTTTTGAGCATGCAGGCATTACACCTGATATGGTGATTCTTGGTAAAGGGCTCTCAGGTGGCATTTACCCCATCAGCGCCACTGTGATTCGAGAACCCCTGGATGCAATCTTTAAGCGGGACCCCTTTATTCATATTTCAACCTACGGTGGTTCTGAATTGGGGTGTCGGGTAGCTAAGAAGGTGGTTCAGATATCAAGTGACCCCCATTTTCTGGAGCGGGTTCAGGAGGCAGGGCATAAAGTCCGGGAGGGTCTGGATATAATTCAGAAGAACTATCCCAAATTTTTTACAGGGATTCGCCAAACCGGTCTCATGATTGGTCTGGAGTTGAGAGATGAATATGGCGGTCCGGCCTTGACCAAGACAGCCTACGATGAGGATCTCCTCATGATCTATGCCAACAATGATACCTCTGTGAGTCAATTCCTGCCCCCCCTCACCATCACCAATGAAGAGATTGATCTGGTTATGGAGAAACTTGATAGAGCCATGAATGCTGCCCGAAAGCTTCGCACCGTCATTATGGCGAAGGAGAGGAGTAGTGGCTTTCTCAAGTTATTTTCCGGGAAGGATAACTAA
- the prmA gene encoding 50S ribosomal protein L11 methyltransferase produces the protein MIDTTSQWISADIHIAPKYCEVAIDFAMALGGLAIVEKDDVFQVSYPLDNDTQLILDELKTFIMDLDQAASLSQAIVDRENWNKNWQAFFKPTPITEQLIILPEWEAMEQFPQAIKTRIRPAMAFGTGTHETTQLCLEILDDLVQGGERVLDVGTGSGILGITALLKGAAEVDGLENDPFTEENIRDNLELNGIHSGFNIQISEAPVLNGPYDIMVVNIIRARLFPILPNYFTSVRKGGGVIVSGLLQEEDQDTRQLLAASPWQILKTYTKNEWIAYLCEVV, from the coding sequence TTGATCGATACCACCTCACAATGGATATCTGCCGATATTCACATTGCACCCAAGTACTGCGAGGTTGCCATTGATTTTGCCATGGCATTGGGTGGGCTGGCCATTGTTGAAAAGGATGATGTCTTTCAGGTGAGTTATCCCCTGGATAATGATACACAGCTCATCCTGGATGAGTTGAAAACCTTTATCATGGACCTGGATCAGGCAGCCAGTCTGTCCCAGGCCATCGTTGATCGGGAAAACTGGAATAAAAACTGGCAGGCATTTTTTAAACCGACTCCCATTACAGAGCAACTCATCATTCTTCCTGAATGGGAAGCGATGGAACAGTTCCCCCAGGCCATCAAAACCAGGATTCGTCCGGCCATGGCTTTTGGAACGGGCACACATGAGACGACCCAATTGTGTCTGGAAATTCTGGATGATCTGGTTCAAGGAGGCGAACGGGTTCTGGATGTGGGGACAGGAAGTGGCATTCTTGGCATTACTGCCCTGCTCAAGGGTGCGGCTGAAGTAGATGGGCTGGAAAATGATCCCTTTACAGAAGAAAATATCAGAGATAATCTGGAGTTAAATGGTATCCACTCTGGATTCAATATACAGATTAGCGAAGCTCCGGTATTGAACGGACCCTATGACATCATGGTGGTAAATATTATTAGAGCCAGGCTTTTTCCCATCCTCCCAAATTATTTCACATCGGTTCGTAAGGGTGGTGGAGTGATCGTCTCTGGTCTCCTCCAGGAAGAGGACCAGGATACGAGACAACTCCTGGCGGCCTCCCCCTGGCAAATATTAAAAACCTATACAAAGAATGAATGGATCGCTTATTTATGCGAAGTCGTATAA
- a CDS encoding ATP-binding protein, producing MSKIYANPFNWGEPVKGSHYVQRPEDQASLLAIMEKQNHLLLTGKRGTGKTSLLKFLLEKNTTPFIHIDLRFIVSNEQLFELLMKALSTSFPMIDIDKKLKSLGADTQNVPLKNIFDLWYEMVKGSNNKFIMVWDEFQHLAKFKENIFEELRSGLNGRRGITHVFVSHRSDILQEALGRDSSAFFQNQEFYELENLEQKTCTRYLTERFRRMGLSDFDLPGAVYNFTEGQPLLTQRLAYTLAQLWLEGTTTRLLQRSISKLLKERNILFTAMWDNFGLNEKRLLLGLASGYSRPTELGFIDKFGLSATSTAHNTVIKLLREGWLVSRDEGYHIYDPLFLIWLQNREGLI from the coding sequence ATGAGTAAAATTTACGCAAACCCTTTTAACTGGGGTGAACCTGTAAAAGGCAGTCATTACGTTCAGCGACCAGAGGATCAAGCCTCTCTGCTGGCCATTATGGAAAAGCAAAATCATCTGCTCCTCACCGGCAAACGCGGTACCGGAAAAACAAGTTTGCTGAAATTTTTACTGGAAAAAAACACCACCCCATTTATTCACATTGATTTGCGGTTTATTGTTAGTAATGAACAACTTTTTGAGCTTCTTATGAAAGCGCTGTCCACGAGTTTTCCCATGATTGACATCGATAAAAAACTCAAGTCATTGGGAGCAGATACTCAAAATGTCCCTCTTAAAAATATCTTCGACCTCTGGTATGAGATGGTCAAGGGGAGCAATAACAAGTTTATCATGGTCTGGGATGAATTTCAGCATCTCGCCAAATTTAAAGAAAATATTTTTGAGGAGTTGAGAAGCGGTCTGAACGGTAGACGGGGAATCACCCATGTTTTTGTCAGCCATCGTTCGGATATCCTCCAGGAAGCCCTGGGGAGAGACAGTAGCGCCTTTTTTCAGAATCAGGAGTTTTACGAACTTGAGAATCTGGAGCAGAAAACCTGTACCCGCTACCTAACAGAACGCTTTCGTCGCATGGGTCTCAGTGATTTTGATCTACCTGGGGCAGTGTACAATTTTACTGAGGGCCAACCGCTCTTAACCCAGAGACTGGCCTACACCCTGGCTCAATTATGGCTTGAAGGCACCACCACCAGACTCCTGCAACGTTCAATTTCCAAGCTTTTAAAAGAGCGCAATATTTTGTTCACTGCCATGTGGGATAATTTTGGATTAAACGAAAAACGTCTCCTGCTGGGATTGGCCAGTGGTTATTCCCGCCCCACTGAACTTGGATTTATTGACAAGTTTGGCTTATCTGCCACAAGTACAGCCCATAACACTGTGATTAAACTGCTCCGTGAGGGCTGGCTGGTGAGCCGGGATGAAGGCTACCATATCTACGATCCACTTTTCTTGATCTGGCTTCAAAACCGCGAGGGTTTGATTTGA
- a CDS encoding M28 family peptidase, producing MQLNLKSICLITSLVFTSQIDLYAQTGFDAERAFEDLQAQCDLGPRNPGSDGAQAAIKYYQSILEPLADSFHLQQFELNDPYSPEKLNLTNVIARFQPHKTHRIILCAHWDTRPRAEYDVSAPDKPMIGANDGASGVAILLEIARQLASKPVNPGIDIVLFDGEDYGQPRDLEHYLLGSRYYVEHPFLPMAQRVILLDMVGDAELTIKVDPVSYSSAPRLIEEIWALATDIGYDQFQLVAGASMYDDHVPFIEKGIQAIDIIDFEYPGSDNAYWHTHEDTPDKCSTESLEAVGNTVLSWLYQQ from the coding sequence ATGCAACTCAACCTGAAGTCAATATGCCTGATCACATCGCTTGTTTTTACTAGTCAAATTGACCTTTATGCTCAAACTGGTTTTGATGCAGAACGTGCCTTTGAGGATCTCCAGGCACAGTGCGATCTGGGTCCCCGGAATCCCGGTTCAGATGGCGCTCAGGCAGCCATCAAATATTACCAATCCATTTTGGAACCCCTGGCTGATTCCTTCCATTTACAGCAATTTGAATTGAATGATCCATACTCCCCAGAGAAGCTGAATCTCACCAATGTCATCGCTCGTTTTCAACCACACAAGACCCACAGGATTATCCTGTGTGCCCATTGGGATACAAGACCCCGAGCTGAATACGATGTGTCGGCTCCAGACAAACCCATGATCGGTGCAAATGATGGAGCCAGTGGCGTCGCTATCCTGCTGGAGATCGCCAGACAGTTAGCTTCCAAACCAGTGAATCCAGGTATCGACATCGTGCTGTTTGATGGTGAAGATTATGGCCAGCCACGGGATCTGGAGCACTATCTCCTGGGCAGTCGTTATTATGTTGAACATCCCTTTCTTCCCATGGCTCAACGGGTCATCCTGCTGGATATGGTAGGTGATGCCGAATTGACCATCAAAGTCGATCCAGTGTCTTATAGTTCCGCGCCGCGTCTGATTGAAGAAATCTGGGCCTTGGCCACTGATATCGGCTATGATCAATTCCAACTCGTAGCCGGGGCATCCATGTATGATGATCATGTCCCCTTTATTGAGAAGGGTATCCAGGCCATAGATATTATCGATTTTGAATATCCTGGGTCAGACAATGCCTACTGGCATACCCATGAGGATACTCCAGATAAATGCAGTACAGAAAGTCTTGAGGCTGTGGGAAATACAGTATTAAGCTGGTTATACCAGCAATGA